In Salmo trutta chromosome 24, fSalTru1.1, whole genome shotgun sequence, the DNA window CCAAAGCAAGAACGAAAAGCGCTTCTGTGATATTGGGTATCTTTACAAGTTATCCTTAGAGTTATAGCATCACATGAAAATATGACTGTTGGTAAACAGTAgggtccacagagaggagagaaggggggggggggggttgtatacCCTCAGGTGCCTCAATCCGCTCTGCCTCAGCCGGGGGCTCTGCAATCAGCTCCTCTGCTGCAGCTTCAACTTGGGCAGCTTCAGCTACAACCTCTCCTGCAGCTTTAATGAGGGCTTCAGCCGCCGCTTCAATGGGGTCAGCTACAGCCACAACCTCTGCTACAACTTCCACGAGGGCTTCAGCCGCAGCTTCAATGGTTGCAGATTCAACCACAACTTCTGCTATGGCTTCTACTGGGGCAGCTTCTACTGGGGCCTTTGCTATGGCTTCAACTGGGGCAACTTCAGCAACCACTTCTGCAGGGGCAGCAGCATCCGGGACGGCTTCAACATGAGCGTTGGCAGCTGATGAAGCTTCAACGGTGGGAGCCGCTTCGGCTGAAACAGGAGCGGCTTCAGCTACTGATGCAGCGGCTTCAACAACAGGAGCGGCTTCAGCTACTGATGCAGCGGCTTCAACAGGCTTTGGGGCGGCGACAAGTTCTGCTGCAGCAGCTGGTGTCATTTTTTTCTTTGGAAACTCCACATATTTTCTGTGTGGTACAAGCTTC includes these proteins:
- the LOC115161361 gene encoding KH domain-containing protein 3 encodes the protein MAASLLRIGRLGSTKCVQAERWSAPAAAALCTKAGGPKKPKKSSSGKKSQGKTYFDLEKLVPHRKYVEFPKKKMTPAAAAELVAAPKPVEAAASVAEAAPVVEAAASVAEAAPVSAEAAPTVEASSAANAHVEAVPDAAAPAEVVAEVAPVEAIAKAPVEAAPVEAIAEVVVESATIEAAAEALVEVVAEVVAVADPIEAAAEALIKAAGEVVAEAAQVEAAAEELIAEPPAEAERIEAPEDSVQLDPIQKLFLDSIREYSSKSLASGGLVDAGPAYKKNLAEELTKLQRLYGGGDITAFPEFKFTEPKLEEVAPK